One Stigmatopora argus isolate UIUO_Sarg chromosome 20, RoL_Sarg_1.0, whole genome shotgun sequence genomic region harbors:
- the pea15 gene encoding astrocytic phosphoprotein PEA-15: MAEYRSLLSDLSDNITNEDLEQLKSACKEDIPEEHSEAIVSCKDWFAYLEKNDKLAHDNLSYMEHIFEISRRPDLLTRVIEYRTIVLKMDEDDEIDTKLTRIPSAKKYKDIIRQPSEDEIIKLAPPPKKA; this comes from the exons ATGGCGGAGTACCGCTCCCTGCTCAGCGACCTTTCCGACAACATCACCAACGAGGACCTGGAGCAGCTCAAGTCGGCGTGTAAGGAGGACATCCCCGAGGAGCACAGCGAGGCCATCGTGTCCTGCAAGGACTGGTTCGCCTACCTGGAGAAGAACGACAAGCTGGCTCACG ACAACCTGTCGTACATGGAGCACATCTTCGAGATCTCGCGACGTCCCGACCTTCTGACCCGCGTGATCGAGTATCGCACCATCGTGCTGAAGATGGACGAGGACGACGAGATCGACACGAAGCTCACGCGCATCCCGTCGGCCAAGAAGTACAAAG ACATCATCCGCCAGCCGTCCGAAGACGAGATCATCAAGTTGGCGCCGCCACCCAAAAAGGCGTGA